The DNA window TAGAAATCTTTGTCATAATTGCAATTATATTTGTCTCCTGTCTCATGATTTGTAGTTTCTGTGAGGTCCCAGAAAAGTCTTCCCAACCGTGGGGCATGGCAGAAAAGTGTTGCTAGTGGAAATGCTGTTATACAGCTCTCATGGCGCATTCTCACTTGGAGGAATCGGAATCCAACAGAGGCCAGTGCCTTGATCGGGATGGGGTTGTGATGGGAGGGTGTCCTAGAGACCTTTTACTGGTCCTTTCAATGAAATGGGCAGCCTCAAAGTGACAGGTAATTGAATGCTTGGTCATGAACACTTCATCTCAATGCCACGGAAAAATTTGAGCTTGATACCTTTTTTAATAAAGTGTGCCAActgaacaacaaaaaaaaccatgTTTTCTTGTATTTTCCAAATTTTAATTGTTTgaccatttttaaaaacttttaatttCCATTGGTTGGTTATTTTTGTTTATGAATATCATTTAATCATAGTTGACAGCCATACACCTTCCTGTCTGGCATGCTCAAGGTTCTTGTTAATTTTGACTGCAACATTGAGCTCAGTGGAGAGGAGATGGCCTTGGGgaaaattgttatttttaatCTATTGTGAAAGTATATTGGCGATAGCTTCATATTGAAGTTTAGCAGAAGcccaatagcctgaatacgcttgagattgtctgatctcggaagctaagcaggctcaggcctgatggtaaacaaaagttaaagaatttcttgtatgttacattctaaatgtagtattatgtaacaataatggaacctttaccctttCTGGAGATGCACATACAAGAAGAGGCACACTATACATAAGCTACTTTCAGCGCTGAGTCGACCGGACACTTGTCAACTAATCTATCACTCTACCAATCGCCCTGGGCTACGTTCAGAGGAGGGCAGGAAAAATAAAGGGTGAAGGAAATGTTTCCCAAATATGGCTGAGCTAGTTTTCTGCCAGTCTCATGACCCCACTGAGTACACCTTTACTCAGAAAGGATGTTGTAGGTAGACATGAATTTGAGAGCAGGTGTATCCCACATCAAAGTGGGATGCATAAGATTTTCCCATGAACTTGTATTGTGAATATTGTTTCCCTTCTGGTGTTGGAGAAATGATCAGATCAGACTTTTGGCTTGACCTGACTTTTAATAAATGAAATGTATGTATTTgcatttttgagtaatgtttGTCTTAATTAGGCCAGGCACAGTTGCTCTCCGAGAAATCCGCCGATACCAGAAATCCACTGAGTTGCTTATCCGTAAACTACCCTTCCAGCGCCTGGTGCGGGAAATTGCCCAGGACTTCAAAACTGATTTGAGGTTTCAGAGTGCTGCAATTGGAGCTTTGCAGGTATGGTAGCCCCTTTTGAAAACTTCAAACTAAGTAACCATGTCTGTATGCATCTAATAGTAATGCTGATGGCCAAATTAATGTCTTGACTTAGTTGTTGGAAATAATTACAGCTTTCCTTTGAATTATCCATCATCCTGTGACTTAAATTCTTGTGGTTCTTTTAGTCAGGTGGAGAATAAACCTAGTACATGTTCAAATGTAGGGCTGTTAGTGTCATGTATGCTTCTGCAGCTCTAAATGTATTAAAGACACTGACACTTACCATCACAGAATATTTCTGGTGACTTGGATACAAAAATGTTCACCTATTCCTTTTGAGAATGTAACACTTGGAGATTTTTTTGGTCTATATGTCGTGTTTTCCCAATTCTGTTCCCTCTCTAGGTTGAACACCTTGGCTCAAACCTGCGATAGCTTAAATACTTTGGGATGGATGCTTTGATAACTTCTAAAGGAAACACATGGACAATAGTGTGAAAACAATTAGATTTATCAAAAGAGCAGTCAAGCATATTGCATGTGAAGACATCCCTGATCATTTATAATCTTCTACGATGGGACTTTGATCTCATTGAAAATTCAGTAAAGATCGATGAAGATGTGTCTATCAAGGAAGCAAAGGTTAACCTAATAAAACTTTgtaaattattaattttgtgcAGGAAGCCAGTGAGGCCTACTTGGTTGGCTTATTTGAAGATACCAACTTGTGTGCCATCCATGCTAAAAGAGTGACCATCATGCCCAAAGACATTCAGTTGGCCCGGCGAATCCGAGGAGAGCGTGCTTGAAACTCTACACTCCAGAAGTTAACTGTATTTTGGGATCAATATATGAAAAAGCTTGTATCTAAAACATTTTTAGTCTGTAATCTTCTTATGAAGACTGGGccatttttcatatttttttggTATTAACAGAGTGGCAGTAGTagataattttataaacatttcTTGACTCGGCTCAGGTTTCAATAAAACCTTTTGTATCTTTTTGGTCTATAACTTGTCTTTTTTTGGAGATGGGAACTACAGAATTGCcttgtatttcaatttttttgagGGCTCATTGAGGTTCtaaataaaatttcactacctcAGCTGTCTTACTGGCATTTCTTCAAATGCGAGGGGCTATGGAAGTCATTTAGCAAAAATCAGTATTTATtgcttattgaaacattttgctgAGCTACATTCAATTGaatagggagggaaggagatgggcaaattagaggaacaacatctctattccatctgggctctctccaaccaaGTGGCATTAACGtcatcttctccagtttctgtaagggctctctttccctgcctccttttctccagttccccacccaTTTCTCTATTTCAGGACTGCTCCCTATCATTTAAtaacttatttttcttttatgctctactacccatatccacctctgaTCTCTTGCCTGTGACACTATGCACACACCCCTCCCCCGCCCTATttcatctttttattcaaatttttttctCAAACCTTGACAGACAAGCTGATGTCTAAAACATGGGCAAACCTTTACTTCTGATATAAGGTGCACGCCTGCGTATTCCATATAGAAAGAATCCCGTTGAGAAATAGTCCACTGAACAATTTCAATGATCAAACAAGTTTCACTTTCTTCACATTTATTACATAATTTATATTTGCATAGATTGATGAGCTTGTAGCAATGATTGATTGTTTTAACCTGATTAATAATACTTTTTACATAACCAGCTTTGTGTTGATATCCAGCATTTACAGTGTAATATTAATTGGTTGAGTCCCCTACTTGGAGGCATTTGATTTTACAGATTTTAggaaagatagataaataatatTCCAACAAATTGCATGATGCACAACAGTGCAATTACAGATAATGAGGTGAACTTAAGATCAGGGATGACCATTTTCAAGGATAATATTCAAGACTCTCCTGGTCGACTCCTCCAAACCACCACCAACCCTGTCCTGAACTCCTCCTGGTCCAAATCTGTTCTCTCCATCTTAGCATCTTGCTGGCTAAAAACTCGGTCACGTTTGAAATACATACATTTATTACAATCTGCCCACTGGGATATAGGGGGGATCTGCATTATTTATGATTAGCAATAGTCCTGTAATAATGGATATTAGATAAGACTATGGCAGATAACAAGTGTGGTTAAACTGTGAGCAATGGAGTGAAGTCAAtggtggtgtgtttttttttaagtagacCACACACCTTCATCACCTCAATGAGAGAATGTCGAGGCCCAACACCTGAAACTTCCCATTTAGTAGGTTGTCCTCTCAATGACTTCTTCATCCCTGATGGAAGAACTCAATTCCTCAGGCAAAGGAATTCCCTAGGTAAACTAAATTTACAAATACATGAATAAAGTATTAACAGAAAATTCAAAATGCAAACATTCCAGGAATAGGTGTTGAAATCATAACATTTTTCGATGTGTTCAGAGATGAACTATAGCTGCTGAATGGCAAAGTTATGTTGGTGCCACAAAGAGTAGCCAAGTGAGTAACCAAATGCAGATCAAATGGGAATTCCTGGTATGGAAAGTCAGAATCATTGTTGCCACCAGAAGCTAATCTGTACTACTCTCTCACTGGTCAACACTTGATAGGGAGAAAGAAGTGAAGTCTTGTCTGTCTCCAAATTTTTATTTCTGAAGTAGTCATATGAATTTTCTTGGAATATTCCACCTACTAAATTTCAATCTGTACAAATTTAAGCTTGGGTTTTAAACAGACTGCAGTTGAAGGAAATGAAAACATAAAAATTCAAAGTTATGGAGTATTtgaagaattaatgtttcaggtcaatgaccctgCATCAGAATTTGGAAAATTTCGAAATGAAACAGTTCAAAGTTACAGAGAAAGgaaattctccatcccactcacATTCTGACCTCCGTATTTGGACTCCATCGCTACTCCATCAAAACTCAACACGTTTAAAGAGGAGGACCAAGGTTTCTTCTGGATACATTTGTCTCCAGAACTCAATAATTCACTTCAATCTTCCATAAGTTTTAGACTCGCTCTTGTCTCTGATTTCTGACACACCTTTTGTAGCTTGATCTCTTCCACCAGCATTTTTGGTGTCATCGAATGTTGACTTCAAGCCCATCACAGACCTTTTTTCCTCCTTCCCATATCTGCAACTTAAAACTATTAAGTTGTTACTTTATTCAGTTCTAATAAAGAGCCATCAATTTGAAACACTAAATGTGGTCCTGTCTCCATAGACAGGCTCTGGCCTGttgattatttccagcattttctatttttattttggatttccagagTTGAAAAAGAATGTGCTCCTAGATGGCAATTAAATGAAGTACTTCACCATCTATACAGTTTGATGGTTAATTGTGTGAGCCACCATCCTACATTTATTATGTTGCTTTGCTTGGTGGTTTGACTTCTTTTGGCTCAGCATCAGACAGTTTGAGATCAGGAAAATGGTCACTCAGTGATTGTTCCATGATTCTATCAACATCAGTTTCTTTCCTGAAGAAGCACCAAACTACAAGTGCAATTCCAGCAAGGCTGAAGGGAAGGACCTTCCACCAAGGTTTCTGGTGATCACTACCCAAGGCTTTCTCCACAGACCAGACATGGTTGTTTGCCTTACTGGTGCTAAATTTTATGGTTCCAGCTTCTTCATTTTTGACATCTTTCGAGGATGATTGGTGTTCTCCTGGAGATGTGGAGAAGAAAGCTCTTGCTGAATTATTTTTtctaaaagtgaaaaaaaaaaattaagatggtTTGAGACAGGCCATAAACTGATGAGACCATATTAGAACACATAGTagtttttctcctctctcccaAAAGGTGGCTGTGTCCCAATCCCCATCCAGTTAATCAGGATACATGTTTGTTGGCTGTCAGGATCAGCCAAAGATTAGACTATGGAGCATAGCCACAATGTATACCACCTGTAAAATAGAAAGAGGGGTGATTTGATGCCAAGAGGCCTATTTTGCTCAATCTCAAGAGAatcattccagatattaatcCAGTGAACTTTCACTACATTGTCTTCAGGCACGGTTAACCTTTAAATTTTACCTAATCTGCAAGTCTTAACACAGGAAGACATTTGTTTTTGTACCTTGCCCTTATGCAATTCATTCTCTATCTGTCTCTTGCATACAAAACCCTTTATCGATcctctattgtttttttttcccttgctaTATTATggcaatttaatgtatactattgtactTGGATATCTTATGTAACTATTGGTCAGCAGGAAATCATGTCTGTGCACCTGTACTTACGTAATGACAAAAAATTCCTCCCTACCAGAAGGCGATCAGTTCGAAGTTTGTTCCAGGAATAAGAAAACATAATCCAGTTCCAGAGAGTACAGAGAAAACCTTCGGAGGTGCAGTCTCACACACGAGACGACAAACCATCAGTGTGTCCTACCTCACCTGCTTTGATTCCCCAGACTTAGTAAGTCGAATTTCTGGCGTAAGCATCACTAAAACATGATTTAGACCGGTATTAATTTGCTAAATTAATTAGGAGTAATTTCTAAACGTGAACGATTTTCAAGGTCAGaacagagggaggtggggaggggatcaCTGTTCTGACCAGcgatccctccccacctccctcacgACCCAAAGTCGCCAGACTTTCCCAACTGCTCCATAATTAACGTACCTGCCGCAGGCGACAGCCGTTCCAAGCAGGTGTCGGTTTGATGGCGAAAAGGCCTGCAAGTTGCGTGCTAAAACCACGCACATCACCACCATCCTACCGACAACCGTGGGGCAAGTCCGCCAGTGCACCCGGACCTGCCTTCCCCTGCCCTGCACTGAGCCGTACACTTGGTTCCGCCTGGACACTGCAGCAGGGAACAGTCCCCAGTGAAACCCGAGCGTCTGGAGACGGCTGCGCTCGTTCAGTTTCTGAAATGATCATCTTGGGGATCGATCGAGCAAAATAGGCCTTTCATTTTCCCAAACGAAATAGTGGATACTGAAGGTGGTTGTCTAAGGGTATTGATCAACTGGGaaaagaaatagcagatggagtttaactctGACAGAAGGGAAATGGGCAGGGCATGCACAGAACCCGGGGGCTTTGCTCCTGAACAGCGAGACCAAAAGTTACAAATACACCGTTCCTTGCAAGTAGAGACTCGGGTAGACGGGGTACTGAAAAAGACATGGCATTCATTCCAAGAGATGGAAAACCATGTTACAGCTCTGGTCTTCACACAACAGGAATGATGTGATTCAGGTAGAGGATGCAGAAAAAATTCACAAGGGAACTCAAGCCTAGTTTGGAGGGCTTGAGTTGAAACAACGGATTACATTCTCTTTTCCCTGCAACAAACGAAGCAGAGAGGTAACGTGCAAGAGGAATTANNNNNNNNNNNNNNNNNNNNNNNNNNNNNNNNNNNNNNNNNNNNNNNNNNNNNNNNNNNNNNNNNNNNNNNNNNNNNNNNNNNNNNNNNNNNNNNNNNNNNNNNNNNNNNNNNNNNNNNNNNNNNNNNNNNNNNNNNNNNNNNNNNNNNNNNNNNNNNNNNNNNNNNNNNNNNNNNNNNNNNNNNNNNNNNNNNNNNNNNTTATATCTTTGTGACTTTGGATGGTGCAAGAtcggctaagtttctccagcgtttcgATATGTTTCTGCGTCCTAGTGTTCAGCATTTAAGACATGTTACTATTGACCTGCCATCATGCCCAAGGTGGAGACTGCAGTGCATATGCTGGGTAAAGGGCCTCGGCTCCAAACGTCCACTGGTGCTGCTTGACCGGCTGGGTTTCGCCGGCGGAATCAGCTGCGGGGCGCGGTCGGTAGGGGGGCGCGTCGCGGCCGTTGCAGAACGCGCGAATGGGTCGTGGCGCAAAGCTGGCGGAGGCTTCGACAAGCGTCATGACCGTCAGGCCTGGCTCGGGATGATCTCGGTGCTCGGCCGGGCAATGAGCACCGCCGGGGGTCGCCGGTTTCAGGCCCGTCAGGTACTTTGCGTGGCTGAGAAAAATGATGCGGCCAAAGCCATCTCGGAGATCATGTCGGCTGGACGTTGCCGGAGGGTAAGAAGGCAGTTCCCCGTTCCGACATGAGCCCCCCTCCACGCG is part of the Narcine bancroftii isolate sNarBan1 chromosome 12, sNarBan1.hap1, whole genome shotgun sequence genome and encodes:
- the LOC138747417 gene encoding histone H3.3A isoform X2, with translation MARTKQTARKSTGGKAPRKQLATKAARKSAPSTGGVKKPHRYRPGTVALREIRRYQKSTELLIRKLPFQRLVREIAQDFKTDLRFQSAAIGALQVEHLGSNLR
- the uqcc4 gene encoding ubiquinol-cytochrome c reductase complex assembly factor 4, which encodes MVVMCVVLARNLQAFSPSNRHLLGTAVACGRKNNSARAFFSTSPGEHQSSSKDVKNEEAGTIKFSTSKANNHVWSVEKALGSDHQKPWWKVLPFSLAGIALVVWCFFRKETDVDRIMEQSLSDHFPDLKLSDAEPKEVKPPSKAT
- the LOC138747417 gene encoding histone H3.3A isoform X1 — translated: MARTKQTARKSTGGKAPRKQLATKAARKSAPSTGGVKKPHRYRPGTVALREIRRYQKSTELLIRKLPFQRLVREIAQDFKTDLRFQSAAIGALQEASEAYLVGLFEDTNLCAIHAKRVTIMPKDIQLARRIRGERA